One part of the Bdellovibrio bacteriovorus genome encodes these proteins:
- a CDS encoding sulfite exporter TauE/SafE family protein codes for MMSSALLALGILSSSFFGSWHCAGMCGPVATLMSARNSLFSYHLGRLCSYVLLGVLAGSLGQFFLNSQFVTLRWISAILLALVLVGSGARLILPVSWQQRLSANKISHSILSVIKRLQAFHVGKSGFVVGLLTALLPCGWLYTYVTAAIATQSPWAGGLTLGLFWLGGLPALSAVPMMVRQGIQHAGLRQQRIAGGVLIVAGLYSLGSFMLMH; via the coding sequence ATGATGTCATCAGCACTTCTGGCACTGGGAATATTGTCCTCCAGCTTCTTCGGCAGCTGGCATTGTGCCGGAATGTGCGGACCTGTAGCCACCCTGATGAGCGCACGCAATAGTTTATTTAGCTATCATCTGGGTCGCTTGTGCTCTTATGTTTTGCTGGGCGTTTTGGCGGGATCGTTGGGGCAGTTTTTCCTGAACAGTCAGTTTGTGACCCTGCGCTGGATTTCAGCGATACTTTTGGCGCTGGTGCTTGTGGGCTCTGGAGCTCGTCTGATTCTGCCCGTTTCGTGGCAACAGCGTTTGTCTGCGAATAAGATTTCTCATTCCATTTTAAGTGTGATCAAAAGACTGCAGGCCTTCCATGTTGGAAAGTCCGGCTTTGTTGTCGGATTGCTAACAGCCCTTCTTCCCTGCGGCTGGCTTTACACTTACGTCACCGCGGCCATTGCCACACAAAGCCCGTGGGCCGGTGGTCTGACGCTGGGTCTTTTCTGGCTGGGTGGTTTACCTGCATTAAGTGCTGTGCCCATGATGGTTCGTCAGGGCATTCAACACGCCGGACTTCGCCAGCAACGCATTGCTGGTGGTGTGCTGATCGTGGCCGGTTTGTATTCTTTGGGCAGCTTCATGCTGATGCATTAG